One part of the Cellvibrionales bacterium genome encodes these proteins:
- a CDS encoding heme ABC transporter ATP-binding protein translates to MTAENILSVEQLHFSRHEKTVLEIPEWQLAAGQFVGVLGPNGAGKSTFLKLIAGEWHGTGAVNFHGRALKQWDKRDLACHLAVLPQASRLSLPFTAREVVALGGIPLSINRKQLAVLVDEAMARTHASSLADALFTELSGGEQQRVQLARVLVQLAQAKTQPLLLLDEPISAQDMMQQHAIMHLAMNLAHKQGWAVLAVLHDINFAAHYCDQVCVLREGKMVTAGAPEDCLRPDVIEAVWRYRPRSVVNDQGTVFYF, encoded by the coding sequence ATGACGGCAGAAAATATTCTCTCAGTCGAGCAATTGCATTTTTCGCGCCACGAAAAAACTGTGTTGGAGATTCCAGAATGGCAATTGGCTGCAGGACAATTTGTCGGTGTGCTGGGCCCCAATGGTGCAGGGAAATCAACTTTCCTCAAACTCATTGCCGGTGAATGGCATGGCACGGGTGCCGTGAATTTTCACGGCCGCGCATTAAAGCAGTGGGATAAACGCGACTTGGCCTGTCATCTCGCCGTGTTGCCGCAAGCCAGTCGTTTGAGTTTGCCGTTTACCGCGCGCGAAGTAGTAGCCTTGGGTGGTATTCCGTTGTCTATCAATCGCAAGCAGTTGGCTGTGTTGGTGGATGAAGCAATGGCGCGTACACATGCGTCATCTTTGGCGGACGCGCTGTTTACGGAATTGTCGGGTGGTGAGCAGCAGCGCGTGCAATTGGCGCGCGTTTTGGTGCAATTAGCGCAAGCCAAAACACAACCGTTATTGTTATTGGATGAGCCGATTTCTGCGCAAGACATGATGCAGCAGCACGCCATCATGCACCTCGCCATGAATTTAGCGCATAAACAGGGATGGGCGGTGTTGGCTGTGTTGCACGATATCAATTTCGCCGCGCACTATTGCGACCAAGTGTGTGTGTTGCGTGAAGGGAAAATGGTAACAGCAGGCGCGCCGGAAGACTGTTTGCGTCCAGATGTGATTGAAGCCGTGTGGCGTTATCGCCCGCGCTCCGTGGTGAACGATCAAGGTACGGTGTTTTATTTTTAA
- a CDS encoding TonB-dependent hemoglobin/transferrin/lactoferrin family receptor: MSVPSIRSARFRSTPLALALTVTLCSTVQAEESAATTPTTDMETVIVTAVRHNTDEKQVARPLAVVTQEKINQMQPTSTAEVLSHESNIELAGGPRASSQIVNIRGIEGQQVLQTVDGVRQNFGSGHRPTYFLDPVLLRSVEALKGPASSLWGSGAIGGVVAQSTINASDILKAGQDVGGLIKYGYNDNGEASATTLAVGARTDQFDLLASGYYRDTNDIELGHKSYRFNDNLDNSGSRDHGALLKGLWQITDSQSLALNLRKSKENGSVPTNSSAPVAPTSNYLIERDMENENISLDYRIDTASPLVNAQAMIYQNKTDMSESRLSDGRSDDTSLKTRGYALNNKSDFAGISLLYGFDGYQDEFSTKRGGTNRPIPPESTLDVRGTFVQATIPLVKDVLRTELGIRHDKFETEAKNLNISREDSAISPSAALVLQATDWMEIAARYDEAFRAPSSEEMYTTGAHFCMGPPFGCNSFVPNADLEAENAANKELLTRMNWSNVFASDDKLSFKASVFRNDVDNFIEQIVTSPTVTVIPNPPGPPTVIFDPGHTTWVNVDKARLKGYELEARYQWANLSTRVSYGKTRGEDKETGEYLTNIPADKWVIDTNYTFIPEQKLLAGVRLTHTAAQDRTPATTANTYDGYNIADIYASWQPAGENLTLDFSVNNVTDEYYRVAFQELYQPGREVRAAVTYRF; this comes from the coding sequence ATGTCTGTCCCATCGATTCGCAGCGCCAGATTTCGCAGTACGCCACTGGCATTGGCGCTGACCGTCACCCTCTGCTCTACCGTGCAAGCCGAGGAAAGCGCCGCTACAACACCCACAACCGACATGGAAACCGTGATCGTTACTGCCGTCAGACACAATACGGATGAAAAACAAGTGGCCAGACCACTGGCCGTGGTCACGCAGGAAAAAATCAACCAAATGCAGCCCACTTCTACAGCGGAAGTGTTGTCTCACGAATCCAATATTGAATTGGCTGGTGGACCTCGTGCCAGCAGTCAAATCGTGAATATTCGCGGCATTGAAGGCCAACAAGTGCTGCAAACGGTGGATGGTGTGCGTCAAAACTTTGGCTCCGGACACCGCCCCACCTACTTCCTAGACCCTGTATTACTGCGCAGCGTAGAAGCCTTGAAAGGTCCTGCTAGTAGCCTCTGGGGCTCTGGCGCTATCGGCGGCGTGGTGGCGCAGAGCACCATTAATGCCAGCGATATTTTGAAAGCCGGCCAAGATGTTGGCGGTTTGATCAAATACGGCTACAACGACAACGGCGAAGCCAGTGCCACCACCTTGGCCGTGGGCGCGCGCACAGATCAGTTTGACCTGTTGGCATCTGGCTACTACCGCGATACCAACGACATCGAACTCGGGCACAAAAGCTACCGTTTTAATGACAACCTGGATAATTCCGGCAGCCGCGACCACGGCGCATTACTCAAAGGCCTATGGCAGATCACGGACAGCCAAAGTCTCGCCCTGAACTTACGCAAATCGAAAGAAAACGGCAGCGTACCCACCAATAGCTCCGCACCCGTGGCACCAACCAGCAACTATTTAATTGAGCGCGATATGGAAAACGAAAATATCTCGTTGGATTACCGCATCGACACAGCATCACCACTAGTAAACGCGCAAGCGATGATTTATCAGAATAAAACTGACATGAGTGAATCTCGCTTGAGCGATGGCCGCAGCGACGACACCAGCCTCAAAACGCGCGGTTATGCATTGAACAACAAATCAGATTTTGCCGGCATCAGCTTGCTGTACGGTTTTGATGGTTATCAGGACGAGTTTTCTACCAAACGCGGTGGCACTAACCGCCCTATACCACCGGAATCTACACTGGATGTGCGTGGCACTTTTGTGCAAGCAACCATTCCTTTGGTGAAAGATGTGTTGCGCACCGAACTCGGAATTCGTCACGACAAATTTGAAACCGAAGCGAAAAACTTGAATATTTCTCGCGAAGACAGTGCCATTTCGCCATCTGCTGCACTCGTTTTACAAGCAACCGATTGGATGGAAATTGCTGCGCGTTATGACGAAGCTTTCCGCGCACCCAGTTCGGAAGAAATGTATACCACCGGCGCACACTTCTGTATGGGCCCTCCCTTTGGTTGTAACAGCTTTGTGCCTAACGCCGATCTAGAAGCAGAAAATGCCGCTAACAAAGAGCTGTTGACGCGCATGAACTGGAGCAATGTTTTTGCTAGCGACGATAAACTTTCATTCAAGGCATCTGTTTTTCGTAATGATGTTGATAACTTCATCGAGCAGATCGTCACCAGCCCCACCGTTACCGTCATTCCTAACCCTCCTGGTCCACCCACTGTTATTTTTGATCCCGGTCACACTACTTGGGTAAATGTTGATAAAGCGCGCCTGAAAGGTTATGAACTGGAAGCGCGCTATCAATGGGCAAATCTTTCTACGCGCGTCAGTTACGGCAAAACACGCGGCGAAGATAAAGAGACTGGCGAATACCTTACGAATATCCCTGCTGATAAATGGGTTATCGATACGAACTACACATTTATTCCCGAACAAAAATTGTTAGCTGGCGTGCGTTTAACTCACACCGCCGCACAAGACCGCACGCCCGCTACCACAGCGAACACCTATGACGGCTACAATATCGCAGATATCTATGCGAGCTGGCAGCCTGCTGGTGAAAACCTGACGCTGGATTTCAGCGTCAACAATGTCACCGACGAATACTATCGCGTCGCTTTCCAAGAACTGTATCAACCCGGCCGTGAAGTGCGTGCCGCCGTAACATACCGCTTCTGA
- a CDS encoding ABC transporter substrate-binding protein, whose translation MKIKQLRFVVALAASLLSFGSQAAERIISADAGVTAVLRALNLEKELVGIDVTSTQPTGAPLPVVGYHRQLATEGLLALKPTLLVGGEHMGPPATLSSLEAAGVKVLRVPQAQDGAGLLSGIRQLAEVVATQEQAKPVLEQVQQKLTTLQKQALPQNSRALFLLSAGSRGLRAAGVSTGGDALIRLMGASNVMTYNSYQPISAEAIMATNPDIIFLAADGSKNAMADFLRDYPTLSTLKAAQTQKIVEVRSETLVAGLSVLTVDEALRLQTFLQQQAVKN comes from the coding sequence ATGAAAATCAAACAATTGCGTTTTGTTGTGGCTCTGGCGGCGAGCTTATTGTCTTTCGGGTCGCAGGCGGCTGAGCGCATTATTAGTGCGGATGCCGGTGTCACTGCAGTATTACGCGCATTGAACTTGGAAAAAGAATTGGTTGGTATTGATGTTACCAGCACACAGCCCACAGGCGCGCCGCTGCCCGTGGTCGGCTACCACCGACAATTGGCAACGGAAGGTTTGTTGGCATTGAAACCCACGCTGCTGGTGGGCGGCGAACACATGGGACCACCTGCCACACTCAGCTCATTAGAAGCGGCAGGTGTAAAAGTGTTGCGTGTGCCGCAAGCGCAAGACGGTGCAGGTTTGTTGTCTGGTATTCGTCAGTTGGCAGAAGTTGTAGCAACACAGGAGCAGGCCAAGCCGGTGTTAGAGCAAGTGCAACAAAAATTGACGACTTTGCAAAAACAAGCGTTGCCACAAAATAGCCGCGCTTTATTTTTGTTATCGGCGGGCAGTCGCGGTTTGCGTGCAGCCGGTGTTAGCACTGGCGGTGATGCTTTGATTCGTTTGATGGGCGCGAGCAATGTAATGACGTACAACAGCTACCAGCCCATTTCTGCGGAAGCGATCATGGCGACGAATCCGGACATCATTTTCTTAGCAGCGGACGGTAGCAAAAATGCCATGGCGGATTTTTTACGCGATTACCCAACTTTATCCACATTAAAAGCAGCGCAAACGCAAAAAATTGTGGAAGTGCGCAGTGAAACACTCGTGGCAGGTTTGAGTGTATTGACGGTTGATGAGGCGCTGCGTCTACAAACATTTCTGCAACAACAAGCTGTAAAAAACTGA
- a CDS encoding iron ABC transporter permease has product MQLPTLASLQTVWQAAIGQDSTALAHHEQTVVLQLRLPRFLLAVLVGALLSQCGVVMQGLFRNPLADPGITGVSTGAALGAVACIALLPPVMAVWLTPIAAFFGGLLATLMVYRFARTPQGTSISMLLLSGVALSAFGGAAIGFLNYSASDRVLRDITLWQMGSLAGASGAHILLGAITVAVLAFFFQRHAAALNAMALGEAEARYLGIDVEKLKLLLIVLSAIGVGVAVAAAGIIGFVGLVMPHAVRLLSGPDHRSLLPLSALAGALLLACADLFARTQVAPAELPVGLVTTLLGAPFFLSLLLRQRSKPDGV; this is encoded by the coding sequence ATGCAGTTGCCGACGCTGGCGAGTTTGCAGACCGTGTGGCAGGCCGCCATCGGACAAGACAGCACGGCTTTGGCGCATCATGAACAAACGGTCGTGTTGCAGCTGCGCTTGCCGCGATTTTTGTTGGCGGTATTGGTGGGTGCGCTGTTATCGCAGTGCGGTGTGGTGATGCAGGGCTTGTTTCGCAATCCGCTGGCAGATCCTGGCATTACCGGCGTATCTACCGGCGCGGCACTGGGTGCAGTGGCTTGCATCGCCTTATTGCCGCCGGTGATGGCAGTGTGGTTGACACCGATTGCCGCATTTTTTGGTGGTTTATTGGCAACCTTGATGGTTTACCGTTTTGCACGCACGCCGCAGGGTACATCTATTTCCATGTTGTTGTTGTCGGGTGTGGCGCTGTCGGCTTTCGGTGGTGCGGCGATTGGTTTTTTAAATTATTCCGCCAGCGATCGCGTGCTGCGCGATATTACGCTGTGGCAAATGGGTTCGCTGGCAGGTGCCAGTGGCGCGCATATTTTGCTCGGCGCCATTACGGTAGCGGTGTTGGCATTTTTCTTTCAGCGCCATGCTGCCGCACTCAATGCCATGGCTTTGGGTGAGGCAGAAGCGCGCTATCTCGGTATTGATGTCGAGAAATTAAAATTGCTGTTGATTGTGTTGTCGGCCATTGGCGTGGGCGTGGCGGTTGCAGCAGCAGGCATTATCGGTTTTGTGGGTTTGGTGATGCCACACGCCGTGCGTTTGTTGTCGGGTCCTGATCATCGCAGTTTGCTGCCGTTGTCAGCGTTGGCGGGAGCGTTGTTGTTGGCGTGTGCCGATTTATTTGCGCGCACACAAGTGGCGCCGGCAGAGCTGCCTGTCGGTTTGGTCACGACATTGCTCGGTGCGCCGTTTTTCTTGTCGTTGTTGTTGCGTCAACGCAGCAAGCCGGATGGTGTGTGA
- the ccoS gene encoding cbb3-type cytochrome oxidase assembly protein CcoS, with protein sequence MASFYLIIPVAIIFCIIAVSAWLWASRSGQYDDLDREARRILEDDDKNSPQI encoded by the coding sequence ATGGCCAGCTTTTATCTCATCATTCCTGTCGCAATTATTTTCTGCATCATTGCTGTCTCTGCATGGCTGTGGGCGAGTCGCAGCGGACAATACGATGATCTCGATCGCGAAGCGCGTCGTATACTCGAAGACGACGACAAAAATTCACCACAAATATGA
- a CDS encoding energy transducer TonB: MDTFVLAPATAAASAPTPTPVPEEAVAPKPIVQPIEPEAVPVRPQRPKPKKKTIERRVAVEQPIKEAVVERPPTAAPATASSSPAPVAPAAPVLVTKPKFLMPPSQPVYPPVAQRRGQQGTVWLEILLSESGKQLKLSITRSSGVESLDNAAKVAVADWKFAPYRMNGMAVSSRVQVPVEFVIQ, encoded by the coding sequence ATGGATACCTTTGTGCTGGCCCCTGCAACAGCGGCTGCATCCGCACCTACACCAACTCCTGTGCCGGAAGAAGCGGTGGCTCCCAAGCCAATCGTGCAGCCAATAGAACCTGAGGCGGTACCCGTGCGTCCGCAGCGACCTAAGCCAAAGAAAAAAACCATCGAGCGTCGAGTTGCTGTTGAGCAGCCAATTAAAGAGGCTGTTGTAGAGAGGCCGCCAACCGCCGCGCCAGCTACCGCATCATCGTCACCTGCGCCAGTTGCACCAGCCGCCCCCGTTTTGGTGACCAAGCCAAAATTTTTGATGCCGCCATCGCAGCCGGTTTACCCGCCTGTTGCGCAGCGTCGTGGACAGCAGGGAACGGTGTGGTTGGAAATTTTGTTGTCTGAGAGCGGCAAGCAACTTAAGTTATCTATCACGCGCAGTTCGGGCGTCGAATCCTTGGACAATGCCGCTAAAGTGGCTGTAGCCGATTGGAAATTTGCACCGTATCGCATGAACGGCATGGCCGTGTCATCGCGTGTGCAAGTGCCGGTAGAATTTGTTATTCAGTAA
- a CDS encoding sulfite exporter TauE/SafE family protein has translation MNALVDWLPALSSAFLLGIMSSGHCLGMCGGIACALGLQTSKSKFTLLIYHTGRITSYALLALLFGATLQHLTHQQPYLAPLLRSMAGLLLLAMALHIANIWSGITQLERIGTHWWKPIQNLAKPLLPANTNLKVFALGLLWGWLPCALVYSTLAWSASRADAAESAILMIFFGLGTAPALLASGFFSQQLKTLFQKTTWRYAAAFLLCAYALWTISSAWMHLGHH, from the coding sequence ATGAACGCACTCGTGGATTGGCTACCTGCACTCTCATCCGCTTTTTTGCTCGGCATCATGAGTAGCGGACACTGCTTAGGCATGTGCGGTGGCATTGCCTGCGCGCTTGGCCTGCAAACATCAAAATCCAAATTCACACTACTGATTTATCACACGGGGCGCATTACCAGTTACGCGCTACTCGCTTTATTGTTTGGCGCCACACTACAACACCTCACCCATCAACAACCTTATTTGGCGCCACTACTGCGCAGCATGGCGGGTTTGTTGTTGTTGGCCATGGCACTGCACATCGCCAATATCTGGAGCGGCATCACGCAACTGGAACGCATCGGCACGCATTGGTGGAAACCGATACAAAATCTGGCAAAGCCTTTACTCCCAGCAAATACAAATCTAAAAGTGTTTGCGTTGGGATTACTCTGGGGATGGCTACCCTGCGCCTTGGTGTACAGCACACTGGCGTGGAGTGCGAGCCGCGCCGATGCCGCTGAATCCGCCATCTTGATGATTTTTTTTGGCTTAGGCACTGCACCCGCGTTGCTGGCCAGCGGCTTTTTTTCGCAACAACTGAAAACACTGTTTCAAAAAACCACTTGGCGTTACGCGGCCGCTTTTTTGTTGTGTGCGTACGCACTGTGGACGATTAGCAGTGCATGGATGCATCTAGGGCATCACTGA